The genomic window GGCCGCGCGTAACTGCGCATCAAGTTCTCCCAGCTCCCGCTGGAACCAGGAAGACTCGGCAAGGCTGGCCGAGGCGCCGATGTTGATCCGGCTGCCGCGGCGCTTGGTCGGGGCGATGGCAATAATCTCGTCAAGTGCCCGCCGTGCGGCGCCAAGGACCATTCCCGGGTGCATCTGGAGAATGTAGGGGACCATGCCCATCCGGGCCAGGGGAGTGTCCACACGGCGCGGAATGCCCATGGGGTCGTAGATCATTTCATCCGGAACGAACACGGAATCAACGACGAAGGCCGTTGAGCCGGTGGCCTTCATCCCCAGGACGTTCCATGCGTCGAGGATCTTGAACTGCCCGGCCGGAACCAAAGCCATGCGACGTTCGGTCTGGCCGCTCCCCGAAGCGGTCCAGAACGTCGCGGAAACGTAATCCGCGTGGTGGATGCCACTGGTGAAATCCCACCTGCCATTCAGGACATACCCGCCGTCCACCTTTTCCGCCTCGCCCGGCCGCAGTGACGCGGCATGCAGTGGCAGCCTCGAGCGGAAGACGAGCGAGGCCTGCTCGGGGGCAAGGTGAGTCGCCAGCTGGCCGGCACCTTCCAAGAGGATGGCAGAGGTCCATGCCAGACTGGGATCAATCCGGCCTACGGCCTCAATCACCTCAAATGCCGTGACGGGATCCACCTCGTTTCCCCCCAGGTCATCAGGGGTCATGATGCCCATGATCCCCGCATCCCGCAGTGCCTGGATGGACCCGGATACGACCTTTCCCTGCCGCTGGGATTCCTGTACGCCGTCTTCAAGCAACTCACGGATGAGCTCGACCTGCTCTAGTGCGTGCCTGCGCCGTTCGAGCTGGTCTTTCGGCCAGTCCGTGGCATTGGCAGTGGTGGTGGTGGTGGCAGACATTGTGCCCTCTCTCTATCGGTTGGGTTGCCGCTGGGGTTACTCCCATCCTCAGCGTTGGCCCCTGAGAGGCACATCACATAAAACCTGTATCTTTGGAACAAATCATCCGAAAGATCCCGCAGGAGGCGGTGGCAACCTATTCCCGCAAGAGCGGCGGCGGGATCAGATGAGCAAACTGCGTGGAGGACGAATGCACTTGGTCAGCGGTGATCTGCGCGGACGAGATGAGGACATTCAGGAGGTGCTGGAACTCCTGGAACAGGGGACCAGGCTGATCACTCTCGTCGGGATGGGGGGAGTGGGAAAGACCGTGCTCGCCCGCCAGGTTTTGCATCACGCCGTAGGCGCCGCCGCTGCCCAAAAGGCCTGGTTCGACTTCGAAGCCGAACGCTCCGGAGAGGAAACCCTGAAGCACCTCAGCGCGGGAGTCCGGCAGCTCATCGCAGAGAATCCTGACGGCAGCCCGGACGGTCCGCTGCTGATCGCCGTCGATACGTCCCCGACCGGGCCCGACCCCACCGGGCTTATTCGTTCGCTCCTGGAGGACCACCCTGGGCTCCAGATCCTGGCCACCCGACGGGGCCGGTTCCGCCTCTCCTTGGAACGGCAGGTGACAGTGAAACCCCTCGCCTTGCCCGAGGCCGCTCCTCCAGCCGACAAACGTGAGTTGGAAGAATTTGTCCACAACAACTCAGCTGTCGCCCTCTTCGTTGAGCGGGTGCTCGCCCTGACCCCCGAAACCACGCTCGACAGGAACACCGTAACAGGCATGCTCGCGATCTGCCGGCGGCTCGGAGGGGTTCCATTGGCGCTGCAAATGGCAGCCCTGAAAAGCAGCGTCCTCACTCCGGATGCTCTTCTTGCCGAGCTGGATCTGACGCTGGGCATCCTTGAGGACCTGGAACCTGGCATCCCTGCCAGACACCGGTCCATGATCGCCTGCCTTGCACCCAGCATCCGGCACCTCTCCCCGCCAGAGCAGGCGGTCTTGGCGGCTGTCGCTGAGTTTGAAGGCGGATGCTCTCTGCAGACCCTTCGCACCCTGGAGCTGGGCAGCCATCCCTCCGGTGAGCCCGTTCAGCTCCTATCAGCCGCGGCCATGCTCGTGGAACAACAGTTGCTGCAAACCGTTCCTGCGCGGTCCGGCAGCAGCAGGTTCCAGGTGATGCCGCTGATACGCGATTATCTGATGACCACCAAGGAAATATCGCTCGGCTCAGCGGAGCGGCAAGGCCTGGCCCGTGTGCTCGTCGAGCAGTCACGCGCCATGGCCGCTGTCCGGGGTCCGGAAGCCGACCATGCCCGCACGTGGTTTGACGAGGAATACGCCAACCTGACGCAGGTCCTGAACTGGCTTATCGAAGCAAAGGAAATGTCCCAGGCAGCGGAGCTCGTTCAGGCCCTTTACCTGTACTGGCTGCACAGGGGCCTGATCGAAGAGGGCCTTGCAACCGTGGAACAGTTGCGTGCCGCAGGAGGATTGGATGCGCGCGGCCAAGCGCAGGTCCTGGGAACCGCCGGGGGGTTGCGGGCGCACCTCACGTCTTACACCAGCGCGCACGACGAACTTCAGAAGGCCGTCACCCTGTGGCGGTCGGTCGGCTCCCTCCCGGACCTTGCGGGCTCCCTCGTAGCCTTCTCCGCCGCAGCACTGGAAGTGGACGGCTTCCGGTCCGCAGAAGCAGCCCTCACCGAGGCCATGGAACTTTACACCAGGCTTGGCGACGGCTGGGCGCATGCCCGGGCACTTGCCCTCCTCGGCGCCGCCGCCGCCACCGATCCGCAGCGGGCCGAGTTGGCCAGAACCTGCCTGGAGGCCGCGTCAGCGGACCTCCTCTCCTTCGGAGACCAGGTGGCAGCCAGCCTCCCCATGGAACAGATAGGCCGGCTCCTCATCGATGACGGAGACTACGATCAGGCACACATGGTTCTCAACCACGGCCTTACCGAAAGCCGCAGCGTGGGAGACCAGGTGCAGACGTCCTCGCTCCTTAACCTGCTCGCACTCGTCGACACACTGACCAACCGGCCGGCCTTCGCAGCAGCAGGCTACTTTGAGAGCCTCCAGATCGCCGTAAGACTCGGCCTAAAGGCCAGGGCAGTGTGGTGCCTGGAAGGCCTCGCCGAATCCTTTGGCAGTCTCAACGAACACACCCTCGCCTCCACCGCCGCCGCCTCGGCAGCGATCATCCGCGGTGATCTGGGGTTGGAATACTGGGTGGAATTCTGCTGCCCGCGGCGCCCGAGCACCCCTGCGCCCAAACCCACCACACGAGCCACCCGGCTAGCTGCCCTTGGCGGCAGCGCCTGGCCACCTCAACAGATACTCGCCCAGGCACCCCAGCGCCTCTTGGACCTGATGGAGCCCCCAACTCCAGCGGCATGTCCCCGCGCACCGGAAAAAAGCCCCGATGGGCTGACCCGGCGCGAAATCGAAATCCTGGGCCTGGTCGCCAGCGGCTTCACCAACCGGGACATTGCCGCGAACCTGGTCATCAGCATCGACACCGTTGGACGCCACATCAGCAACCTGTACCGGAAGATCGGCGCGCGTGGAAGGGCTGATGCCACGGCCTACGCCTGGCGCATGAACCTCGTGGCGGGTAATTAGGAGGACCTGGAAGGCGGCGCCCCTTCGTCCTTGCCGCTCCTATCCCAGGAGTCGGCCCCCTCTAACTTTCATCGCGGTGCGCTGCGGTGAGATGGTCCAGATGCTGACCGCACGCATTGAACTGCTCTGGTGCTCGCCCAAAGCCGGGCGTAGATTCGAGGAGCATGAGGCTTGGTCACCTCAAAGAGGAGCTTGCGATGGCCGGATGGAATGCAGACAACGCGGCGGGGCCAATCGGGCAGGGTGCCGTGACACTGGTGGAGGGATCGTCATTCTGCATATCCCTCCAGAATGGGGACATCTTCCCTCACCATCCTCACGGCGTCTTCCATCTGGACACCAGGATTCTGTCCCGCTGGTGCCTGACGATCAACGGCCAGCCGATGGAGGCCCTTGGCGCGTGGACACCTTCTCCCTATCAGGGAAGCTACATTGGCAGGGCCATCCGGTCCGACGGGAGGGCCGATAGTCCGCTGTCCGTTGAGCGCAGGCGCAAACTGGGAGCTGGCCTTCTAGAGGACATCATCATCCACAATTACGCATTGGGGCCGGCCGCCTGCGAAGTCGCACTGTCTGTTGATGCAGATTTCGCCGATCTTTTTGAGGTCAAGGACGGGCGCTTCCACCGGCAATGGACGCAGACCAGGCGGTTCGAGGACGGTGCAGTGAGGCTGGAGGCAGTTTGGCAGGATGTCCGGAAGGGGGTTGTCGTCACGGCTCCCGACGGCAAAGCCAGCGCCGACGGCCTTCACTTCCAGACAGTCATACCTGCACAGGGGGAGTGGAACGTCCGGGTCGCCGTGGTCCCGGTGTTGGAGGGCGTCGAGCCGTCCTTGCCATCCATGGACGACGGCCCGGAAGCTATCTCACCCCAGGACCGGCGCCGGCAGTCCTGGGTAGCCAGCATCCCTCCTGTCCGGATAGGAAACCCTTCCCTCCAGCGCATTCACGAGCGCAGCTACGCTGACATCGGAGCCTTGCGCATCACCGATCCGCAGAACCCCGACCGTATGGTCGTTGCCGCCGGAGCGCCGTGGTTCATGGCATTGTTTGGCCGTGACTCATTACTCGCCTCCTTCATGGTGATGCCCATCAACGCACCGCTGGCCCTGGGCACGTTGCAGACCCTGGCCGACCTCCAAGGCACAGCAGTGGACCCGATGACCGAGGAACAGCCCGGGAGGATCCTGCACGAGGTCCGCTTCGGCGTCGCCACCGGCGTGACGCTTGGCGGGAAATCGGCCTATTACGGCACCGCCGATGCCACGCCCCTGTTCGTAACCCTGTTGGGTGAAGTAAGCCGCTGGGGGGTCGCCCCGGAGGACATCGCCGCTCTGATGCCCAACGCGGACCGCGCCCTCGACTGGATCCGGGATTACGGCGACAGTGACGGCGACGGCTTCGTGGAGTACGAGAGGCTCAACGAGCACGGTCTGATCAACCAAGGTTGGAAGGACTCCTGGGACGGAATCAATTTTGCCGATGGCCAGATTGCAGAGCCGCCCATCGCCTTATGCGAAGTGCAGGGTTATGTTTACAGCGCATATGTGGCCCGGGCCTGGATGGCCCA from Arthrobacter globiformis includes these protein-coding regions:
- a CDS encoding acyl-CoA dehydrogenase family protein, whose translation is MSATTTTTANATDWPKDQLERRRHALEQVELIRELLEDGVQESQRQGKVVSGSIQALRDAGIMGIMTPDDLGGNEVDPVTAFEVIEAVGRIDPSLAWTSAILLEGAGQLATHLAPEQASLVFRSRLPLHAASLRPGEAEKVDGGYVLNGRWDFTSGIHHADYVSATFWTASGSGQTERRMALVPAGQFKILDAWNVLGMKATGSTAFVVDSVFVPDEMIYDPMGIPRRVDTPLARMGMVPYILQMHPGMVLGAARRALDEIIAIAPTKRRGSRINIGASASLAESSWFQRELGELDAQLRAARALAIQANQRVHDALAGGGDVDLELLDFMQTASSFAGKTAHQVITRAFRHTGAQAIAEDGLLARLLRDINTILAHGVLGEVGFELHGEFTLGLQTLENRRMI
- a CDS encoding LuxR C-terminal-related transcriptional regulator; this encodes MHLVSGDLRGRDEDIQEVLELLEQGTRLITLVGMGGVGKTVLARQVLHHAVGAAAAQKAWFDFEAERSGEETLKHLSAGVRQLIAENPDGSPDGPLLIAVDTSPTGPDPTGLIRSLLEDHPGLQILATRRGRFRLSLERQVTVKPLALPEAAPPADKRELEEFVHNNSAVALFVERVLALTPETTLDRNTVTGMLAICRRLGGVPLALQMAALKSSVLTPDALLAELDLTLGILEDLEPGIPARHRSMIACLAPSIRHLSPPEQAVLAAVAEFEGGCSLQTLRTLELGSHPSGEPVQLLSAAAMLVEQQLLQTVPARSGSSRFQVMPLIRDYLMTTKEISLGSAERQGLARVLVEQSRAMAAVRGPEADHARTWFDEEYANLTQVLNWLIEAKEMSQAAELVQALYLYWLHRGLIEEGLATVEQLRAAGGLDARGQAQVLGTAGGLRAHLTSYTSAHDELQKAVTLWRSVGSLPDLAGSLVAFSAAALEVDGFRSAEAALTEAMELYTRLGDGWAHARALALLGAAAATDPQRAELARTCLEAASADLLSFGDQVAASLPMEQIGRLLIDDGDYDQAHMVLNHGLTESRSVGDQVQTSSLLNLLALVDTLTNRPAFAAAGYFESLQIAVRLGLKARAVWCLEGLAESFGSLNEHTLASTAAASAAIIRGDLGLEYWVEFCCPRRPSTPAPKPTTRATRLAALGGSAWPPQQILAQAPQRLLDLMEPPTPAACPRAPEKSPDGLTRREIEILGLVASGFTNRDIAANLVISIDTVGRHISNLYRKIGARGRADATAYAWRMNLVAGN
- a CDS encoding amylo-alpha-1,6-glucosidase gives rise to the protein MAGWNADNAAGPIGQGAVTLVEGSSFCISLQNGDIFPHHPHGVFHLDTRILSRWCLTINGQPMEALGAWTPSPYQGSYIGRAIRSDGRADSPLSVERRRKLGAGLLEDIIIHNYALGPAACEVALSVDADFADLFEVKDGRFHRQWTQTRRFEDGAVRLEAVWQDVRKGVVVTAPDGKASADGLHFQTVIPAQGEWNVRVAVVPVLEGVEPSLPSMDDGPEAISPQDRRRQSWVASIPPVRIGNPSLQRIHERSYADIGALRITDPQNPDRMVVAAGAPWFMALFGRDSLLASFMVMPINAPLALGTLQTLADLQGTAVDPMTEEQPGRILHEVRFGVATGVTLGGKSAYYGTADATPLFVTLLGEVSRWGVAPEDIAALMPNADRALDWIRDYGDSDGDGFVEYERLNEHGLINQGWKDSWDGINFADGQIAEPPIALCEVQGYVYSAYVARAWMAHDAGNRGLAAELLDRAEQLKKQFNERFWLPDHGYYAVALDRDKRPVDACASNMGHCLWSGIVDEDKARQVADRLMSPEMFSGWGVRTLATDMGAYNPVSYHNGSVWPHDNALIVAGLMRYGFVPEAQRIATALMEAAEYTNHRLPELFCGFSRSVCPEPLPYPTACSPQAWAATTPVMLMRSLLRHDAHYSLGGLWIDPVLPETWGDFHAENVAMGEARFTFDVSGSQVTVEGLPEGIKVHRGMRPSLADTAELDRLRRTK